A stretch of the Panicum virgatum strain AP13 chromosome 9N, P.virgatum_v5, whole genome shotgun sequence genome encodes the following:
- the LOC120690449 gene encoding mitochondrial outer membrane protein porin 5-like isoform X2: MRCPGLFSDIGKEAKDLLTKDYTCDREVTFSTVTASGVCLTSTAVKKGALCSLDINSVYQHKNALIGFKVDAESNVSTTFSVLGVLPSTKFAISVKLPDCNSRKISTAFIISEALPYRKLVVSLKLQYFHENATFATVVRMKPSPTIKFSATVGVEGVAFGAECRYDAARGKFRNYRAAIGMTSKYYHAALIMADKGDTIKVCGLYHFDKKQKVSAVVELTRKLSKKKNTLAVGGLYTVDAQTTVKARLNDTGSLAALLRLKVKPKSHLIISGEFDMKALDRPPKVGLALALVP, translated from the exons atgaGGTGCCCCGGCCTCTTCTCCGACATCGGCAAGGAGGCCAAGG ACCTGCTGACCAAGGACTACACATGCGACCGGGAGGTCACCTTCTCCACCGTCACCGCCTCCGGGGTG TGTCTCACCTCAACTGCTGTGAAGAAAGGAGCACTTTGTTCTCTTGATATCAACTCAGTGTACCAGCACAAAAATGCCCTCATCGGTTTCAAAGTGGACGCAGAATCAAAT GTCTCTACTACATTTAGTGTACTTGGAGTCCTGCCATCCACAAAATTTGCGATTTCTGTTAAGCTGCCTGATTGCAATTCCAGAAAG ATCTCTACTGCCTTTATAATATCAGAAGCCCTGCCATACAGGAAGCTTGTGGTTTCT TTAAAGCTGCAATACTTCCATGAAAATGCAACTTTTGCTACTGTGGTTCGCATGAAGCCCTCCCCTACGATTAAGTTTTCTGCTACAGTAGGCGTGGAAGGTGTTGCCTTTGGTGCCGAATGTAGATATGATGCAGCAAGAGGGAAATTTAGAAATTACAGAGCTGCTATTGGCATGACTAGTAAATACTATCATGCTGCACTCATTAT GGCTGACAAAGGTGACACCATCAAAGTGTGTGGTCTGTACCATTTTGATAAGAAGCAGAAGGTCTCAGCTGTAGTAGAATTAACGCGAAAACTATCAAAGAAAAAGAACACACTAGCTGTTGGCGGTCTATACACTGTTGATGCTCAGACAACAGTGAAGGCAAGGCTCAACGACACTGGAAGTCTTGCAGCTCTTCTTCGGCTTAAGGTGAAACCAAAGTCGCATCTGATTATCTCGGGTGAATTTGACATGAAGGCCTTGGATAGACCTCCCAAGGTTGGTTTGGCTCTCGCTCTCGTACCCTGA
- the LOC120690449 gene encoding mitochondrial outer membrane protein porin 5-like isoform X1, with amino-acid sequence MRCPGLFSDIGKEAKDLLTKDYTCDREVTFSTVTASGVCLTSTAVKKGALCSLDINSVYQHKNALIGFKVDAESNVSTTFSVLGVLPSTKFAISVKLPDCNSRKISTAFIISEALPYRKLVVSVKLPDDPLKLKLQYFHENATFATVVRMKPSPTIKFSATVGVEGVAFGAECRYDAARGKFRNYRAAIGMTSKYYHAALIMADKGDTIKVCGLYHFDKKQKVSAVVELTRKLSKKKNTLAVGGLYTVDAQTTVKARLNDTGSLAALLRLKVKPKSHLIISGEFDMKALDRPPKVGLALALVP; translated from the exons atgaGGTGCCCCGGCCTCTTCTCCGACATCGGCAAGGAGGCCAAGG ACCTGCTGACCAAGGACTACACATGCGACCGGGAGGTCACCTTCTCCACCGTCACCGCCTCCGGGGTG TGTCTCACCTCAACTGCTGTGAAGAAAGGAGCACTTTGTTCTCTTGATATCAACTCAGTGTACCAGCACAAAAATGCCCTCATCGGTTTCAAAGTGGACGCAGAATCAAAT GTCTCTACTACATTTAGTGTACTTGGAGTCCTGCCATCCACAAAATTTGCGATTTCTGTTAAGCTGCCTGATTGCAATTCCAGAAAG ATCTCTACTGCCTTTATAATATCAGAAGCCCTGCCATACAGGAAGCTTGTGGTTTCTGTTAAGTTACCTGACGACCCATTAAAG TTAAAGCTGCAATACTTCCATGAAAATGCAACTTTTGCTACTGTGGTTCGCATGAAGCCCTCCCCTACGATTAAGTTTTCTGCTACAGTAGGCGTGGAAGGTGTTGCCTTTGGTGCCGAATGTAGATATGATGCAGCAAGAGGGAAATTTAGAAATTACAGAGCTGCTATTGGCATGACTAGTAAATACTATCATGCTGCACTCATTAT GGCTGACAAAGGTGACACCATCAAAGTGTGTGGTCTGTACCATTTTGATAAGAAGCAGAAGGTCTCAGCTGTAGTAGAATTAACGCGAAAACTATCAAAGAAAAAGAACACACTAGCTGTTGGCGGTCTATACACTGTTGATGCTCAGACAACAGTGAAGGCAAGGCTCAACGACACTGGAAGTCTTGCAGCTCTTCTTCGGCTTAAGGTGAAACCAAAGTCGCATCTGATTATCTCGGGTGAATTTGACATGAAGGCCTTGGATAGACCTCCCAAGGTTGGTTTGGCTCTCGCTCTCGTACCCTGA
- the LOC120690451 gene encoding uncharacterized protein LOC120690451 produces MAAPTSPASPAAGPKVLLPTMADIMAASRAQGLHVRLRTVGPLFRVTATRGEGEDAVELGRAEGGVRPWSGGAVLHLDSMRMTRATLSVSDRPLFGLGMFLGAVAVRHGFDAGCKRAELLAINDTPLYHDKLVRFYRRMGFKVVHVVDGSSISDLAHMLVWGGRGTRMDANIEDLLIKWGKRFRPQN; encoded by the exons ATGGCCGCGCCGACctccccggcgagccccgccgcgggaCCGAAGGTGCTCCTCCCGACCATGGCGGACATCATGGCGGCGTCTCGCGCACAGGGCCTGCACGTGCGCCTGCGCACGGTCGGCCCCTTGTTCCGCGTCACGGCCACCCGCGGTGAGGGGGAGGATGCGGTGGAGCTTGGCCGCGCCGAGGGCGGCGTCCGGCCGTGGTCCGGCGGCGCCGTCCTGCACCTCGACTCCATGCGGATGACCCGCGCCACGCTGAGCGTCTCTGACCGGCCGCTGTTCGGGCTGGGGATGTTCCTGGGCGCCGTCGCCGTGCGACACGGCTTCGACGCTGGGTGCAAGCGCGCCGAGCTGCTGGCCATCAACGACACGCCGCTCTACCACGACAAG CTCGTTAGATTCTATAGAAGGATGGGCTTCAAAGTGGTTCATGTGGTGGATGGATCATCTATCTCTGATCTTGCTCACATGTTGGTGTGGGGTGGTAGGGGCACAAGAATGGATGCTAATATTGAAGATCTTCTCATTAAGTGGGGAAAAAGATTCAGACCTCAAAACTAA